Within the Osmerus eperlanus chromosome 10, fOsmEpe2.1, whole genome shotgun sequence genome, the region GACCGGGTACAGAGGTCTTCTCGGAGTGGCTCCAGATggccacaagcacacagacgAACAACAGGAGGGCGCTGGTTGCTAAGGAGACGCCCTCCGACCACACGGCTGTGGCGTTCCGGGAGGCGGATGCGACGAGGCTAGCCATGCCTGGGTCCAGACGCACCGGAGTCATGGAGCGCTCGCACAGAGACAACAGATCCATAGGAGCTGGGACGCGgggacacacactcgcacggaACGAACGCTCACGAAACACGTCGCCTTCAGTCTCTGCCAGTGCTGCACGGACAGCCAGGCCCTCTCTTATAGGCCAGTCAGACTGCTAGACCACTGGCTCCCTGGTGATGTAAAAGTCATAACAAAGAGGGAACATTTCATAGTAACCTTGGATTCAACAATTTCAACAAATTTCACCGTAACCTTGGAAGACCGCCAACACAACGTGTCCTTGAGAGCAATGGGGCTTCTTTAGTCGGGCACATGTTGTGAAACGAGTTATCCAAAACAGTCTTAACATGAAAGCTCGTAAGCGTGATCTCTTCGCCCTGCGTCGGTGGTTGTGAGGAGCAGGTGTTTCCTTACTCCTTTAAACCTCAGAGCGGAGGGAGCAGATCCGTCCAACACCGCGCGCCGGAGGGGGAGCCCTGGGCAGAGCACCTGCACGGGGTTCCAGTCTGAGGCGGGGAGAATCTCCGTGTTATTACAGCCTTATCTCCACACTCTCACTTGGGCTCGCTCTCACACAGGAAATTAAACATTCTCAGTGGTTTGCAACCAATGAGTGTGTGGGCCTCCAACACAAACTATTGTGCAGTTCACccgaagaaaaaaacaaaacatctgCGAGTGTAACCACCTGTTGTTTGTAAATGTGACAAGTGTTTTTTACCAGCGTAGTGATATTGGATTTTGAAATGGCAGACAGAAGTGAAGAACAAGACTTGACATCTGTGAGGTTTTTTTTCTCAGCAGAAATATGAATGTTTTAATGTCCACAGTGGCCAGTAGATGGTGAAGCAGAGCTccgtgggagtgagagagagagagagagagagtgagagagtgagagagagagagagagagagagagagagcgagagagcgagagagcgagagagcgagagagcgagagagcgagagagcgagagagcgagagagcgagagagcgagagagtgaacacacacaggcttacataacttagagacagagaaatattCAGACATTTGACCTCCCTATGCGTCTGTTGAAAATGCAATGTCATTATCGTTCAATGGGTGCTGTGTCTAATTCATTGTGACTCACCTGTTCACATATACAGACAATTAATCTTCTGTCTCAGACATTTAGACAACAACTCTCAAatctttcctccctccataTCATCCAGACACAGCCCCACCTCTCCAAACTTTCCTAGATCTTTTCTAGATCTCCTGCCCCTCCTTGCTTCTCACTCCTAAACCTCGCAATCACTTTTGTCGTTGTCGCACAAAGGCCATGTTGTTTGGCCTTGGCCTCTTTGTACCATTTAATCAGTAGAAAGGACTGTGAATTCACTAGCCGCCCACACCCCGATGAAAGAATGTGGTCGCGTTCAAACGAGCTTCTGTGTCTTCATATCTCTGGCCCGTATGACGGAAAAGGTCTAGATTCTTCTGCATGAATAAGCAGAGTGTAGCAGTCTCCTGATGTTACAGCGAGCTCCGGCTCCAGACCTCCGGCTCTCGCCTCCTTCTGGGTCCaggcctctgtgtctctgtacaTGTTAATGTAACCTTGTGTCTCTGTGGTCGACTCTTTGTCACCATGCAGTTGTGTGGAATTGATTTGCATGTGTTTATAGGTTCGAGGGAGGATTATTTTGGACTGGTTGAAGATAAAGTTTTCTGTTGACAAAGTGTAAAAAAGTCAAATGAATATCATGTAAAAAAAACTCAATGGGTTTTAGCCCTGCAGGTTTTATTGAGTAATATCTTCTCTATAAACATGATATGGCCACTGTACTAGCATCACAACAACACTAAGCTGAATTACTACTCATCTGAACAGAATTCCTTGAGTTCATGCCTGTGAACAGAGGGGTCTTTGGCCTggtccaccctcacccctgacccctcacccctgacccctcaccccccactcctACCCCCAGCTGCATCACTGCATCTCCCATGAAGGTCTGTGAACATGGAGGCCCCACAACTGTATTCTGATTTCACTACTGTATTCCTCCAGTTCTGGTAAACATTTGCACACTGTAGATGGTCTTAGAGGTTACTTGTGGTTGTAGGTAAGAAGGAAAGGACGGTTGTATTGTGAGGGAAGGGTAGTAAAGGTATTGGATGTTAAAGAAAGGAGGATGGGAAGGCTGTCAGGGAGTGGGAGCGAGTTCAGCTGAGGACCAGAGTTGGTGagaggtgatcggctgcaatctgcctaccctcgaggacctgcacacctcgaggaccctgaggcgtgcgaggaagattgtggccgacccctcccaccctggtcactccctgttccagctactcccctctggcagaaggctgcggtccatcaggaccaaaacctcacgccataagaacagtttctttccatctgctactggcctcttcaacaaggccaaggactcccattgacattcattcacttatttaactataagtccatctaatggcaattcagtatgcataagccactttatctcagtatccgactgcactatgttgaccattcactctgctcattattcttatttttatatatattttattttatatttaaattgttgtattcttagattgtttagttcttagaaatagctAAACtcttgtacttttacttaatttaagatctgtatatgtttagtgttttgcacctctctgccacagtaaattccgtgtttgtataacatacatggcgaataaaccgatttctgattctgattcagagTTCAAGGACACGGCAGGTTACCAGACAGCTGTCCATCCCAGCTGTCCTCACGCGTGGCCTGATGAAGGGGAACAGGAAGCGTCCTCACAGCTGCTGGCAGCGCTGGGAACCACAGAGGAAATGGAAGtagagagaatggaggagggTGCACAGATAATATTTTGGAAAGCAGCAGATTGAACCATCTGTCCATTTACATCACGCGATACAATGACCGTCATGTTAGCTGAATATTTTTGAATTTCGATACGCCATGTATAGAATGATCCATTCTAATTTTCGATACCGAAGGCTGCATGTGCCGTCCTTCGACGGTGTGCATGTATTGTAATCGCAAAGAAAAGTCTGATCAACACAATTCTGGAGTGaggggctctctctctcgttcatcCCCCCAGGGCAGACTCCTCATCTCTGGGACTATGAGACTGAGCCAGGCTCCTCATCTCTGGGACTATGAGACTGAGCCAGGCTCCTCATCTCTGGGACTATGAGACTGAGCCAGGCTCCTCATCTCTGGGACTATGAGACTGAGCCAGGCTCCTCATCTCTGGGACTATGAGACTGAGCCAGGCTCCTCATCTCTGGGACTATGAGACTGAGCCAGGCTCTATGGAGACACATTAGAGAGAACATTTGAACCCCTGCGCTGTCTTTCCTGCAGCCTCTTCACTGATGTACagcgctctcctcctgtcagtgTGTGACCTACTGCCCCAGGCCCAGAGTCTGGGGGAAGGCACCCGTGAACAGCCTTTTACTGTAACAGCTAGGTTACGCCGAGGTTTACTGGATCCACTTATCTATGTCAGACTTTGCCTTTtaactgtggtgtgtgtttgtgtgtgtgacaaagtgAGGTTTCAGTCTTTGTCTGGCCCGAGGACATTATACGCACTGCATTTACGAGTGCTGCTTTTAATGAACACATTACAGTGAATGAGCTGTTTGACTAATTTAACCATATGCTTGCTGCTTGttagaagaagtaggcctacattgtGTTGGAAGGATGCAGAGATggaaaaagtacacacatccttcacttaagtagaagtacagatactcatgtttataaATACTCTGGTAAAAGCACATAAACACAGAATGCCTTTGAGGTTCGTCACAGCGCGCCAATGACTTACAAAGGCAAGGAAAGTTCCAGAGAGATGAGTGTCACTTTCCTGGGGAAATGTCATCTTACTGGTCAACTGTCTCTTTTCTAGCCCGAACTGAAGCTACAGAACTGGGTCATTGTTGTAGTTTGAGGACGAGAGCTGAGACGGGTGATGGGATCGCAGCCTGGGGAGATGTGGAACCAGCGTGTGGAACAGCAGACCAGGTCATCTGGTGGAACAGCAGACCAGGTCATCTGGTGGAACAGCAGACCAGGTCATCTGGTGGAACAGCAGACCAGGTCATCTGGTGGAACAGCAGACCAGGTCATCTGGTGGAACAGCAGACCAGGTCATCTGGTGTCAGGTGACGCCTGAGCAGAGAGCACTACTAACCAGCTCACTGCTAAAAAGAGAACTAAAAATGCTTAAATATACAGTATTAATATCACAGAACATCAACCGGCAACTTGATTGAAATTACAAACGTCTTACCAGCTTACATAGTTGATGTGTTGTTGATGTGTTCACTAAAGACACCCTTATTGGACACTTGGAACATTTGAATACATTCGTTTTATTAAATTTAACAGTTCATGACAagggtagcgtgtgtgtgtgtgtgtgtgtacatcgtTTCTGTTGAGGGGTGAGGCGGGGGTTTATGGGGGAGAGTTTGAGGGTTACAGAAGAAAACATGAAGCCTTGGGTCTTTCTGCTCTTGTTTAtggcactctgtgtgtgtgtgtgtgtgtgtgtgtgtgtgttgtcagtcaCTGCCCACGGCTCCAGAATGCTTTGTGCTGAATATAAATCAGGTGACTGCACAGGCGAGGGGTTTCTTCCCAGACAAGCCCAAAGGATTGTTGAAAGCCCAcccctacatcacacacacatcatactcCACTTGGTCCACAACACAACAAGGAGAGTATTTACCAGCCTGCCTTCAGAGAGACCACCCGGACACACTCCACTCTCCGGACGCTTGTGATGCCTTGGATTGTATTTGGACCTGGAACTCGGACGCAGACCTAGTCTAGATTGATTTGGATGCTTTGGAGTTAGTGGAAAGTGAAAAGTATACTGGAGTCCGTTTCTATAATCCAACAACGTTGCTCTTTTGGAATCTAAAGAGAGGGCTTGGACCTGACACTTCATCCACCACTAGAGAGCCGACATACACTGAACAGTGAAGGACTTGTCTTTGGGATACTTCTCCAATAGAATTTCCCAGTGTGAATGCTGAAACGTGCGAGTGAATTCCGAagcggaggaggcggaggagcagGGGTAGTAGATATGTGGATCCcgacccccagcctgtctctcccccagcggGTCCTGCTGTACGGCTCCTGTGCTCTGGCGCTGGGGAACTCCGTGGGCCTCCTGGTGCTCCTGGTCCAGCAGAACCAGCTGTGGACCAGGGTGGACCGGGTGGAGAGCCGGGTGACGGAGGTGGAGCAGAGCTCCGTGGTGGAACTCCTCCAGGAGGTTCccagaggaggtgtggaggagcagGTCCAGTACCAGTACTCCAGGAACAAGCGGAGCCAGGAAATCGAAAGGGAGCTGAGGCAGGAGTTGAGGCAGGAAATGAGGCAGGAGGTGAGCCAGGAGATCGAAAGGGAACTGAGGCAGGAGTTGAGGCAGGAGTTGAGGCAGGACGTGAGGCAGGACGTGAGACAGGACGTGAGGCAGGACgtgaggcaggaggtgagggacctgaagcaggaggaggagagccaggggctGCTGCAGGAGGCCAGCCCCGAGGTGGAAGGGAgccaggaggtggaggtggagatggggaagaggatGAGGCACGAGCTGAAGCACAAACACAGGCCCTCTCACGGCCACAAGATGGAGATACGAGacgagatgatgatgatgatgacctaCTCCATGGTCCCGGTGAGAGAGCTTACCGGTTCCTTCGGTCAGAGCGTGTCGCTTTTTTTACTTTTAAGTAGAAACGTTTCAATCTGTCGTATTTTCTGAATGGTTTGTGGTTGGCTTTGTTTTTAGATCAAAGTGTTGATTGATATATGTAACAGCACCAAGGGAATATGCATTGCAGGTGAGTTCTCATCATGATTTTGTAAGTAACATAACATGTTTCAGTGACTACAGGCGATCTTTTTCAGATATTGTCAAAGCGTATTCAAGTGTATTTTCTCCCTGACATCTCTGTGTTCTGTTGCAGGCCCTCCAGGACCGCCTGGTGAGTGCTAATATTATCATGCCATCAAAATGTACCATGACAACCATGTTTTCAGCCTCGGCACGTTGATCACCTCAGAACCTGACAGAAAAATTGAGCCTAAACACAGATTTTTTTCAAAGCACCGCCTATGGTTAAACCTTTTAAAGGTTCTCTGTGCTGTCCGTGTGTCTTTTTTAGGTTTGCCAGGACGAGATGCGTCTCCAGGGGACAATGGCACTGATGGGATCCCAGGTCTGGATGGACTGCCTGGGGCAGACGGCAAGCgagggaagagaggtgaggagagaaccAGCCAGCCTTCTGCTCTTTCACAGCCCAAGAACCTGAGGCCATTTTTGGTCTTTTGGTTAAGAAACTTGTTATAGTGAAGCAGTGAAAGGGAAGAACACACAATGTCTCCTAAGAGTCTGCCTGGTTGTATAGACAGTCACACGCACATACTCACATTCACGTTTCGTACACATATTTGGAAggtacttgactgacagacaacCAAAATGCCCCTGTGTCGCGTGTCATAATCGTGATGCATTCTATTCACTGTGGGCTCTTCTCTTCATTCAAACCTCCTCTGCCAAGTCTCTGTGGATGAAAGGCACAATCTTTTCTCTCACTGGGCAGAGATGATATTCATGAGTGCGGTTTTGGGCCTCAGCTGAATGAGACGGAAAACTCATTCTTCCAGCATCCCACTTGGGTTCCTCAAGTGTGAATGATGTGGATCACCATGAGGAGTGAATGGTTCGGATCCTGACATGACTAACAAACTCTTTCACAAATCTCTGCCTGTTGCCTCGCCCTGTAAGACATCCCAGTGAATGAGTTTCGTGCGAAATGAGTTAAGTTTGTTGTTTAGAATCAAACACCTGACATCTGCCCCCTCACAGGCCCACCGGGTGAGGAaggacagccaggagagaagggagagaagggagagaagggagagagaggagagcaaggcCCTCCTGGAGAAAAGGCACACCCATCTAACGATGTCATATTACAGGGTAAAGACTGCAATATTCTCCAATGGAAACACAttttccctgaggaccagggttgagcacATTGGTCTAGAGTGCGCAAGGTTGTTTTTATCACGCGGTGAGCGGTGTCCTCGCCTGTCTCACATCCAGGCCCCCCAGGTCCAGCTGGTCCTCCAGGATCTCCTGGTCCTATTGGTCCCCcggggccccccggccccccaggcccccatgGGCCCCCCCGGAACAGGAGCCACAGACCCTACATTCATGCTGCCCAGACAGAGGGTGAGACATCCCATTCTCAGTTTGCCATCAAAGTAATTTCTTCTCTTAGTAGAAAGACAGTGAAGATGCATAATCCCTATGTGTTGTCCTCAGGTCCACTCCATGCTGTCCCAAATGACTGGGCCTTGTCTGGGAAGGAGGTTGGGAAACAACAGGAGAAAACCAAGAAGAAAGGTACGTGTCGGACTGGATGATTCTCAGAGTGTGTTTTCATGGTTTAAACAGTTACCAGGAAGTCATTAGTGTGTACATGAACCGTGTTCTGAGATCCCATCATTCTCCGTCCCTCAGAATGCTTGATCAAGTCACTGATCAACCCCAGGAACATATCTCAGATGAACAACACCTTCGGAACCTGGATGAAGGACATGGCAGTGCTGAGTGACGAACGTATCTGGGTGGCAAATCACTTCTCCGGTATGCACCAGAGGCTGTGTGGATTCAATAATATAGTAAATGATTCAGTTCTAACACAGAACATTCCTCCTGGCTCCTGACCTTTTGTAGGGAGCGTAATAAGGAAATACAACAGCATCACATCCTTCCAGAACAGAAGCAGTGACGTCATCAACGTCTGGAAGTTCTTCCAGGGTTGTGGTCACATGGTTCACAACGGCTCCTTCTACTACCATGTAGCTGGTACCTCCAACATTGCCAAGTAAGACACCACACACGTGACTTTCAACTAAGTGAGTTAGTTAAATGTCTCTAGTTCACAAAGTCTATAGTTCAGTGCACAGGGCTTTAGTTTCAaagtttttattgtcaggtgcacagaacaacacaaggtcagactgggcactgaaattcttgggaaaAGACAATgcaagcaacctagcataacatAAGTGctaagaacatagattacatctatgataaactcaaatcaaatcaaataaaaatataataataaacatcctaatatacaaagaaagtatgcaatatacaatatactagacctctaatacacataatgacctatactaaccttaaaCAAGACCTATACTTTAAGTAAGTTCCAGTAAAGTAGAAAGTGTAAAGTCAACCAAAAACCTGAATGTGTCTTACAGTATTGCACCATTATCTGTTCACAGATTTAACCTGAAAACCAAGAAACTAGCCACCTTGGCTATCGACAACGCTCTGTACCACAACCTCTCCTATCTGCTCACCAATTCAAAGACCTACTTCAAGCTGGCAGTGGACGAGAATGGTTTGTGGCTGATCTTCTCTTCCAGCTTGGACGAGAGCATCATGGTGGCTCAACTGGACCAGAAGACCTTCTCAGTGACCACCTACATCAACACCACCTACCCCCACAACAAAGCTGGCAACGCCTTCATCGCCTGCGGAGTCCTCTACGTCACCGACACCAAGGACACACGGGTGACCTTCGCCTTCGACCTGCTGAAGGCGAAGCCTGTCaacatgacctttgacctgcgtCCCCCGGGTGGGGTTCTTGCCATGCTGACCTACAGCCCCAAGGACAGACACCTGTACGTGTGGGACAGCGGCTACGTCAGACTCTACGTGGTCCACTTCATCTCAGACGACTGAGCGGAGAGCTCGTACTGGCTGAGGTGACGTGGTCAGCTCTCACAGGTCTGTGTTGTTGTGTCATGTCTCCTGTCTCGCTCCCTGACCCGCACCAGACGTCACAAGAACACAGATCTGTGAAAGCCTGCTGATTCTTGCGACTCCTGAGGGAAAACCCACGTAAATATCCACCTTGTATCTGTGAACGCTGGTCATGTAACTTCATATTAGATTTTAGTAGTAATGCGAAGACACACTAATTACTTCCGGTGCAGATTCCCATTATGTTAGGGGTTGATATATCAATAAGGGCTGGTCCATGAGATCAATATAGTCAGATGAAGAAGTTGTTATTGTTAGTGTATAAATAGTGTGTGTAATGAACTTTGTCCAAACA harbors:
- the gldn gene encoding gliomedin, which translates into the protein MLKRASEFRSGGGGGAGVVDMWIPTPSLSLPQRVLLYGSCALALGNSVGLLVLLVQQNQLWTRVDRVESRVTEVEQSSVVELLQEVPRGGVEEQVQYQYSRNKRSQEIERELRQELRQEMRQEVSQEIERELRQELRQELRQDVRQDVRQDVRQDVRQEVRDLKQEEESQGLLQEASPEVEGSQEVEVEMGKRMRHELKHKHRPSHGHKMEIRDEMMMMMTYSMVPIKVLIDICNSTKGICIAGPPGPPGLPGRDASPGDNGTDGIPGLDGLPGADGKRGKRGPPGEEGQPGEKGEKGEKGERGEQGPPGEKAHPSNDVILQGPPGPAGPPGSPGPIGPPGPPGPPGPHGPPRNRSHRPYIHAAQTEGPLHAVPNDWALSGKEVGKQQEKTKKKECLIKSLINPRNISQMNNTFGTWMKDMAVLSDERIWVANHFSGSVIRKYNSITSFQNRSSDVINVWKFFQGCGHMVHNGSFYYHVAGTSNIAKFNLKTKKLATLAIDNALYHNLSYLLTNSKTYFKLAVDENGLWLIFSSSLDESIMVAQLDQKTFSVTTYINTTYPHNKAGNAFIACGVLYVTDTKDTRVTFAFDLLKAKPVNMTFDLRPPGGVLAMLTYSPKDRHLYVWDSGYVRLYVVHFISDD